A genome region from Geminicoccus roseus DSM 18922 includes the following:
- a CDS encoding cupin domain-containing protein — translation MHPTTEGFHVLLFKDAGAIPNNPGLPLIWWQAALPPAPGPEAFEQLFARNGWTQSWRNGIFDYPHFHSTSHEVLGIARGSVRVRLGGATGTEVELQAGDAVAIPAGVGHQNLRASADLLVVGAYPSGAEVDLLRDAGADTQARDRIAAVPVPRSDPVEGEDGRLLRHWAAARN, via the coding sequence ATGCACCCGACCACCGAGGGCTTCCATGTTCTTCTGTTCAAGGATGCCGGCGCCATCCCCAACAATCCCGGCCTTCCCTTGATCTGGTGGCAGGCGGCGCTGCCCCCTGCTCCAGGGCCAGAAGCTTTCGAGCAGCTGTTCGCCCGGAATGGATGGACCCAGTCCTGGCGCAACGGCATCTTCGATTATCCGCACTTCCACTCAACCAGCCATGAAGTCCTGGGGATTGCCCGAGGATCGGTGCGGGTGCGCCTGGGTGGCGCCACGGGCACTGAGGTCGAATTGCAAGCTGGCGATGCGGTGGCGATACCGGCAGGTGTCGGCCACCAGAACCTTCGCGCTTCGGCGGATCTGCTGGTGGTCGGCGCCTATCCCTCCGGAGCCGAGGTGGATCTTCTCCGAGATGCCGGAGCCGATACCCAGGCCCGCGACCGGATCGCAGCGGTTCCGGTTCCCCGGTCCGATCCGGTGGAAGGAGAGGATGGGCGCCTGCTGCGGCATTGGGCAGCCGCGAGAAACTGA
- a CDS encoding lysophospholipid acyltransferase family protein, whose translation MTTPPSQALPPRSAVLWAFMARQFERFFRRHMNALRIARWGQLSTDSERPLVIYSNHPSWWDAVLYILLARELAPTHVSFAPIDAAMLAKYRFFGRMGAFGLDLESRRGAVEFLRRARAILSLPRHALWITAQGSFQDVRRRPVALRAGVAHLPEHAPDAWFVPLAIDYSFWSERGAEALVAFGQPVAARDLLDLPRPSRLTALEEALAATMDRLAGDAISRDASRFVPLIEGRQGIGGIYDLWRRLRARLHGERFQPGHLEQRP comes from the coding sequence ATGACCACCCCGCCGAGCCAGGCCCTGCCGCCGCGCTCGGCTGTGCTGTGGGCCTTCATGGCACGGCAGTTCGAGCGCTTCTTCCGCCGGCACATGAACGCGCTGCGGATCGCGCGCTGGGGCCAGCTTTCGACCGATAGCGAGCGGCCGCTGGTGATCTACAGCAACCATCCTTCCTGGTGGGATGCGGTGCTGTACATCCTGCTCGCCCGGGAACTCGCCCCCACCCATGTCTCGTTTGCCCCGATCGACGCGGCGATGCTGGCGAAATATCGCTTCTTCGGCCGGATGGGGGCGTTTGGTCTGGATCTGGAGAGCCGGCGCGGCGCGGTCGAGTTCCTGCGCCGGGCCCGCGCGATCCTCAGCCTTCCCCGGCATGCCCTCTGGATCACCGCCCAGGGCAGCTTCCAGGACGTGCGCCGGCGCCCGGTGGCTCTGCGGGCGGGCGTGGCGCATCTGCCGGAGCATGCCCCGGATGCATGGTTCGTCCCCCTGGCGATCGACTACAGCTTCTGGAGCGAACGGGGAGCCGAAGCGCTGGTGGCATTCGGGCAGCCGGTCGCCGCCCGGGATCTCCTCGACCTGCCACGGCCGTCACGGCTGACGGCCCTGGAGGAGGCCCTTGCGGCCACCATGGATCGCCTGGCCGGCGATGCGATCAGCCGCGATGCCAGCCGCTTCGTGCCGCTGATCGAAGGCCGGCAGGGCATCGGCGGGATCTATGACCTGTGGCGCCGCCTGCGCGCCCGCCTCCATGGCGAGCGGTTCCAGCCCGGCCATCTGGAGCAGCGGCCATGA
- a CDS encoding OmpA family protein, producing MRILAVGTLGLALAVGGCAQGPDGAAQPGTKTATGAVAGAVIGGVLGNILGHKGVKGEGTAIGAAIGAAVGGGIGYMFDSQEQQFRKELAQETQSRQVEIQRVRQDALKLVMPSEVMFPFDSAVLQPGYEPTLQKIAEVLNAYPESRATITGFTDSRGSESYNLDLSKRRAEAVRTALVTDGVPAGRLTAQGRGKADPVGDNTTEAGRQMNRRVEILVQGN from the coding sequence GTGAGGATCCTGGCGGTCGGAACTTTGGGGCTCGCACTGGCGGTTGGCGGGTGCGCGCAGGGGCCGGACGGCGCGGCGCAGCCCGGAACCAAGACGGCGACCGGCGCGGTCGCCGGCGCCGTGATCGGCGGCGTGCTCGGCAACATCCTTGGTCATAAAGGGGTGAAGGGCGAGGGCACGGCGATCGGTGCTGCGATCGGCGCCGCCGTGGGCGGCGGCATCGGCTACATGTTCGACAGCCAGGAGCAGCAGTTCCGCAAGGAACTCGCCCAGGAGACGCAGTCCCGCCAGGTGGAGATCCAGCGGGTCCGGCAGGATGCGCTCAAGCTGGTGATGCCGTCCGAGGTGATGTTCCCCTTCGACAGCGCCGTGCTGCAACCGGGCTACGAGCCCACGCTCCAGAAGATCGCCGAGGTCCTGAACGCCTATCCGGAGTCCCGCGCGACGATCACCGGCTTCACCGACAGCCGTGGCTCCGAGAGCTACAATCTTGATCTGTCCAAGCGGCGCGCCGAAGCGGTCCGTACTGCCCTGGTTACCGATGGCGTGCCCGCCGGGCGGCTTACAGCCCAGGGACGTGGCAAGGCAGATCCGGTCGGGGACAACACAACCGAAGCCGGCCGGCAGATGAACCGCCGGGTGGAGATTCTCGTCCAGGGCAATTGA
- the crtI gene encoding phytoene desaturase family protein, giving the protein MVNRANFHIAVIGAGPGGLAAALLIARAGLKVTLFEKADTVGGRTRTVRAPGGYRFDLGPTFFLYPRVLREIFATCGADLDALVDMRRLDPLYHLVFESGGDLRASADHEQLRRDIATLSPDDAAKLPSFLEDNRAKLQAFRPVLERPFTSLTDYLHPEVIGALGKLRPFTSVDADLRRHFADPRVRLAFSFQSKYLGMSPFRCPSLFTILSFLEHEHGVFHPMGGCGAVSEAMAKLARRMGVRIALDTAIERIEYANDRPRAVHTAQGRQEVDGVVIGADFAGAIRDLVPEIHRRKWSDRKIGRARLSCSTLMFYLGIEGEVEGIDHHTILLAEDYERNIKEIETGILSRRPSIYLQHAGFTDAGMAPPGHASLYVLVPVPNLRSGIDWQAELPAYRRLVFERLRSIGLPDLERRVRFERVVTPEDWQSTYSVGQGATFNLAHDLRQMLWFRPHNRFAPGTYLVGGGTHPGSGLPVIFEGARISARLVLEDLGIDHRDMPILDDSPLADAAEQPVEAAA; this is encoded by the coding sequence ATGGTGAACAGGGCGAATTTCCATATCGCAGTGATCGGTGCCGGTCCGGGCGGGCTGGCGGCTGCGCTCCTGATCGCTCGAGCCGGGCTGAAGGTCACGCTGTTCGAGAAGGCGGACACGGTGGGCGGCCGGACCCGTACCGTCAGGGCTCCGGGGGGCTACCGGTTCGACCTGGGACCGACCTTCTTTCTTTATCCCCGGGTTCTGCGCGAGATCTTCGCAACCTGCGGCGCCGATCTTGACGCCCTGGTCGACATGCGCCGGCTCGATCCGCTCTACCATCTGGTCTTCGAAAGCGGCGGAGACCTGCGGGCCTCCGCGGACCATGAGCAGCTGCGCCGCGACATCGCCACGCTGTCGCCGGACGATGCCGCCAAGCTGCCGAGCTTCCTGGAGGATAATCGCGCCAAGCTCCAGGCATTCCGTCCCGTGCTGGAACGGCCGTTCACCAGCCTGACCGATTATCTGCATCCCGAGGTGATCGGTGCGCTTGGCAAGCTGCGACCGTTCACTTCGGTGGATGCCGATCTTCGCCGCCACTTTGCCGACCCTAGGGTGCGCCTCGCCTTCTCGTTCCAGAGCAAATATCTGGGCATGTCGCCTTTCCGTTGCCCGAGCCTGTTCACCATCCTGAGCTTTCTCGAGCATGAGCATGGCGTCTTCCATCCGATGGGAGGCTGCGGCGCCGTGTCGGAGGCAATGGCGAAGCTGGCCCGTCGCATGGGCGTGCGGATTGCCCTGGACACCGCGATCGAGCGGATCGAGTACGCGAACGACCGGCCGCGGGCAGTTCATACGGCTCAGGGGAGGCAGGAGGTCGATGGGGTGGTGATCGGCGCCGATTTCGCCGGGGCGATCCGCGACCTCGTTCCAGAAATCCACCGCCGCAAGTGGAGCGACCGCAAGATCGGGCGTGCCCGACTGTCCTGCTCCACCCTGATGTTCTACCTGGGCATCGAGGGCGAGGTCGAAGGGATCGACCATCATACGATCCTGCTGGCGGAGGACTACGAGCGGAACATCAAGGAGATCGAGACCGGCATCCTGTCGCGCCGGCCGTCGATCTACCTGCAGCATGCGGGCTTCACGGATGCCGGGATGGCGCCGCCAGGCCATGCCAGCCTCTATGTCCTGGTCCCGGTCCCCAACCTGCGGTCCGGTATCGACTGGCAGGCGGAACTGCCGGCTTACCGCCGGCTGGTGTTCGAGCGCCTTCGCTCCATCGGCCTGCCCGATCTGGAAAGGCGGGTCCGTTTCGAGCGGGTGGTGACCCCGGAGGACTGGCAGTCCACCTACAGCGTCGGCCAGGGAGCGACCTTCAACCTTGCGCACGATCTGCGCCAGATGCTGTGGTTCCGGCCACACAACCGCTTTGCGCCCGGTACCTATCTCGTGGGCGGCGGCACCCATCCTGGCAGCGGCCTGCCGGTGATCTTCGAGGGTGCCCGGATCAGCGCGCGTCTCGTGCTTGAGGATCTGGGAATCGACCATCGGGACATGCCGATCCTGGACGATTCGCCGCTGGCCGATGCCGCCGAACAGCCGGTGGAGGCTGCGGCATGA
- a CDS encoding GNAT family N-acetyltransferase, with product MLDVAGWDRLARAGGRVPLQQSAVYGQALAAGGRRVARLPIGEEQGVQVVERSWAGIRVVLASRGPIGAGTHRAEHPEEIFRAIRAHFGRCLLLWSPQHLGPQMEACRPVVTGYGTVWVRLPPDPQELRLALDGKWRNQLRRAEKQRLAVREVHRGPPVEWLAARHEEHRQAKGYRALPVTFLQRMAELSPGCRERLVLIAELEGLPVAGIWLQVHHGSATYLIGYADEAGRRSDAMRLLLWRGMLALQRQGIGWLDLGGIATDRAPGLSRFKLGLGGAVTIEAGTYLRPLLR from the coding sequence ATGCTGGATGTCGCTGGCTGGGATCGGCTTGCTCGCGCCGGCGGGCGGGTGCCGCTGCAGCAATCAGCTGTGTACGGCCAGGCTCTAGCCGCAGGGGGACGTCGGGTTGCCCGACTGCCGATCGGAGAGGAACAGGGCGTCCAGGTCGTCGAGCGGAGCTGGGCCGGAATCCGGGTTGTCCTGGCAAGCCGCGGCCCGATCGGTGCGGGCACCCATCGGGCTGAGCATCCGGAGGAAATCTTCCGGGCGATCCGCGCGCATTTCGGCCGGTGCCTGCTCCTTTGGAGCCCCCAGCATCTCGGCCCGCAAATGGAAGCCTGTCGCCCGGTGGTCACCGGCTATGGCACCGTCTGGGTCAGGCTTCCTCCTGACCCTCAGGAGCTGCGCCTGGCGCTGGACGGCAAGTGGCGCAACCAGCTCCGTCGCGCCGAGAAGCAGCGCCTGGCGGTCCGGGAAGTGCATCGGGGACCGCCGGTCGAATGGCTGGCGGCACGTCATGAGGAGCATCGGCAGGCAAAAGGCTACAGGGCACTGCCGGTCACGTTCCTGCAACGGATGGCGGAGCTCTCGCCCGGCTGCCGCGAGCGGCTCGTCCTGATCGCGGAACTGGAAGGGCTGCCGGTCGCCGGAATCTGGCTGCAGGTCCACCACGGCTCCGCCACCTACCTGATCGGCTATGCCGACGAGGCAGGGAGGAGAAGCGATGCGATGCGCCTCCTGCTCTGGCGCGGCATGCTGGCGCTGCAGCGGCAGGGGATCGGCTGGCTGGACCTGGGAGGCATCGCGACCGACCGCGCGCCAGGCCTGTCGCGCTTCAAGCTGGGACTGGGAGGTGCCGTGACCATCGAGGCCGGCACCTATCTTCGCCCGCTGTTGCGATGA
- a CDS encoding phytoene desaturase family protein → MKVAVIGGGLGGLAAACVLGARGHEVVLFDKNDWAGGKAAVLEEQGFRFDMGPTILTVPRVLERIFAEAGRRLSDHLDLVRLDPQWRCFFEDGSKIDLLQDVDTMAGAMDTFAPGSGAGTGYRAFQDLAENLHGISERFFFWKSVEDLFDTMDFKKNFNPATLRDVLSLRMGSSVAGTIRSKVKDERLAQMLDHFTQYVGSSPYGSPAVLCAIGHMQAADGVWYPRGGTRAVAKALQQLATELGCRFRLGEDVTGIEIENGRVRAVGSATGRETVDAVVSNMDAIRTYRELVGGAAGQHYDRKGFEPACSGVVLYLGLNRRYEHLAHHDFVFSRDPHEEFEYIYKHGLPAPDPTCYIAAPAITDPAVAPPGGEALYVLVHTPYLRPGQNWQEMFPAYRRTIIDKLERTGGMKGLEERIVFERHLTPQDIHERYKVLNGAIYGLASHGKFLGAFKPGNRSRQVQGLYLAGGSAHPGPGMPMVMMSGWIAADSLDADARSRPMDRAS, encoded by the coding sequence ATGAAGGTAGCGGTGATCGGTGGTGGCCTTGGCGGTCTGGCGGCTGCCTGCGTGCTGGGTGCGCGGGGCCACGAGGTCGTGCTGTTCGACAAGAACGACTGGGCGGGCGGCAAGGCGGCGGTCCTGGAGGAGCAGGGCTTCCGCTTCGACATGGGGCCGACGATCCTGACCGTGCCGCGGGTCCTGGAACGGATCTTCGCCGAGGCCGGCCGCCGTCTCTCCGACCATCTGGACCTCGTCCGGCTGGACCCGCAATGGCGCTGCTTCTTCGAGGACGGCAGCAAGATCGACCTGCTGCAGGACGTCGACACGATGGCTGGCGCCATGGACACGTTCGCGCCGGGGAGCGGGGCGGGAACAGGCTACCGGGCGTTCCAGGACCTCGCGGAGAACCTGCACGGCATCTCCGAGCGGTTCTTCTTCTGGAAGTCGGTCGAAGACCTGTTCGACACCATGGACTTCAAGAAGAACTTCAATCCCGCCACCCTGCGCGACGTGCTGTCGCTGCGCATGGGCAGCTCGGTCGCCGGCACCATCCGGAGCAAGGTCAAGGACGAGCGCCTGGCCCAGATGCTCGATCACTTCACCCAGTATGTCGGCTCCTCGCCCTATGGATCGCCTGCGGTGCTGTGCGCGATCGGCCATATGCAGGCGGCCGATGGCGTCTGGTATCCAAGGGGTGGCACCCGAGCGGTCGCCAAGGCGCTGCAGCAGCTGGCAACCGAACTCGGATGCCGGTTCCGGCTGGGCGAGGATGTCACCGGTATCGAGATCGAGAACGGCCGCGTGCGCGCGGTCGGCTCCGCCACCGGGCGGGAGACGGTCGATGCGGTCGTTTCCAACATGGATGCGATCCGTACTTATCGCGAGCTGGTCGGCGGCGCGGCGGGCCAGCATTACGACCGCAAGGGCTTCGAGCCGGCCTGCTCCGGCGTGGTGCTCTATCTTGGCCTGAACCGGCGCTACGAGCACCTGGCGCATCACGATTTCGTCTTTTCACGCGATCCGCATGAAGAGTTCGAGTACATTTACAAGCATGGTCTGCCTGCTCCTGACCCGACCTGCTACATCGCGGCCCCGGCGATCACCGATCCGGCCGTGGCGCCGCCCGGCGGCGAGGCGCTCTATGTCCTGGTGCACACGCCCTACCTGCGGCCGGGCCAGAACTGGCAGGAGATGTTCCCCGCCTACCGGCGCACCATCATCGACAAGCTGGAGCGGACTGGCGGCATGAAGGGGCTGGAGGAGAGGATCGTGTTCGAGCGGCATCTGACGCCGCAGGATATCCACGAGCGCTACAAGGTGCTGAATGGTGCGATCTATGGCCTGGCCAGCCATGGCAAGTTCCTGGGGGCCTTCAAGCCCGGCAACCGCAGCCGACAGGTCCAGGGCCTCTATCTCGCCGGCGGCTCCGCCCACCCTGGGCCTGGCATGCCGATGGTGATGATGTCCGGCTGGATCGCAGCCGACTCGCTCGATGCCGATGCCCGCAGCAGGCCGATGGACCGAGCTTCATGA
- a CDS encoding sulfotransferase family protein yields MLHLPQPASRGSGRAHRVFHPLGGADLATLCAVLIRSGGVPLGRLHVPLLALASALTRLPFTLLEAAGSRLFLRSHDLPAPIFVVGYWRSGTTHLSNVLSRHDGFGILPPICVGLPHEALGLGRLVRPFIEQFYPRTRLIDDVPLGSELPQEDELAIANMSAWSFYHGIYFPDRAADWIGRGLFFDGAGHDDIEQWKRLLHRYVAKMTVHQGRRPLLIRNPVHGARIGLLRSIWPDAKFIHVHRNPFDVHASAVRMFATLFRELAIQDHAIDANDLVLATYPRLMTALLEEAESLEEGSFCSVRFEDFERAPLDELQRIFATLHLDGYETAKPRFASYLDSVRAYRKAPRRFDSGQIAQVQARWQPFIDRWNYKIPEIAAT; encoded by the coding sequence ATGCTGCACCTGCCGCAGCCGGCGAGCCGAGGATCGGGACGCGCCCACCGGGTATTCCATCCGCTGGGCGGGGCCGACCTTGCGACCTTGTGCGCGGTGCTGATCCGGAGCGGCGGCGTTCCGCTGGGCCGCCTGCACGTTCCGCTGCTGGCGCTGGCCTCGGCCCTGACGCGCCTGCCGTTCACCCTCCTGGAAGCGGCGGGGAGCAGGTTGTTCCTCAGATCGCACGACCTGCCGGCGCCGATCTTCGTGGTGGGGTACTGGCGCAGCGGTACGACCCATCTGAGCAACGTGCTGAGCCGCCACGACGGCTTCGGAATCCTGCCGCCGATCTGCGTTGGCCTGCCGCACGAAGCCCTTGGCCTCGGCCGGCTGGTGCGGCCATTCATCGAGCAGTTCTATCCTCGGACCCGTCTGATCGATGATGTGCCGCTCGGATCCGAACTGCCGCAGGAAGACGAGCTCGCGATCGCGAACATGTCGGCCTGGTCCTTCTATCATGGAATCTACTTCCCCGATCGTGCGGCCGACTGGATCGGGCGTGGCCTGTTCTTTGACGGAGCCGGCCACGATGACATCGAGCAATGGAAGCGGCTGCTGCATCGCTACGTCGCGAAGATGACCGTGCACCAGGGGAGGCGACCGCTTCTGATCCGCAATCCGGTGCACGGTGCACGGATCGGCCTGCTGCGCTCGATCTGGCCTGATGCGAAGTTCATCCACGTCCACCGCAACCCGTTCGACGTGCATGCATCGGCGGTCCGGATGTTCGCGACGCTGTTCCGCGAACTGGCCATCCAGGACCATGCAATCGATGCCAACGACCTCGTCCTCGCAACCTATCCCCGTCTGATGACGGCACTGCTGGAGGAAGCCGAGAGCCTGGAGGAGGGCAGTTTCTGCTCCGTGCGATTCGAGGATTTTGAGAGGGCGCCCCTGGACGAGTTGCAGCGCATCTTCGCTACATTGCACCTGGACGGGTACGAGACGGCAAAACCTCGCTTCGCATCCTACCTGGACAGCGTACGCGCATACCGGAAGGCACCGCGCAGGTTTGATTCTGGTCAGATCGCCCAGGTACAGGCGCGATGGCAGCCCTTCATCGATCGCTGGAACTATAAAATTCCCGAAATCGCGGCAACATGA
- a CDS encoding DUF2141 domain-containing protein: protein MKPVLAFVLLIAAQPALADSLTVRVSGVKEAAGQIQIAVCDASFDIEGCPHGASRAAMPPGLDVLFPDLSPGRYAIAVYQDVDGDGALNKNMLGLPTEPYGFSNDIGRFSPPVFSEALFDLNGDMTVEVTVKPLFGGG, encoded by the coding sequence ATGAAGCCGGTCCTGGCCTTTGTCCTGCTGATCGCGGCGCAGCCGGCTCTGGCCGACAGCCTGACCGTCAGGGTGTCGGGCGTGAAAGAAGCCGCCGGCCAGATCCAGATCGCGGTCTGCGACGCCAGCTTCGATATTGAAGGCTGTCCGCACGGTGCCAGCCGGGCTGCGATGCCGCCTGGGCTGGACGTCCTGTTTCCTGACCTGTCCCCAGGACGATACGCGATCGCCGTCTACCAGGACGTGGACGGAGACGGCGCGTTGAACAAGAACATGCTCGGTCTGCCGACCGAGCCTTACGGTTTCAGCAACGACATTGGCCGGTTCAGCCCGCCCGTCTTTTCCGAAGCGCTGTTCGACCTGAACGGCGACATGACGGTCGAGGTGACGGTCAAGCCGCTGTTCGGCGGCGGCTAG
- a CDS encoding CBS domain-containing protein, whose protein sequence is MNVESILAGKGREVCTIRPDTLIVEAVHRMRGERVGALVVSQDGARIVGIISDRGIIEAMADRGTEVMDDQVASVMTREVVTCSARDEVSAIMATMTNRRIRHLPVVTEDGTLCGIISIGDVVKHRIDEIQFEAEAMREYIAGGR, encoded by the coding sequence ATGAACGTCGAATCGATCCTGGCGGGCAAGGGCAGGGAAGTCTGCACCATCAGGCCCGACACCCTGATCGTGGAGGCGGTTCACCGCATGCGCGGCGAGCGGGTGGGCGCGCTGGTGGTTTCCCAGGATGGCGCCCGGATCGTCGGGATCATCTCGGATCGCGGAATCATCGAGGCGATGGCCGATCGCGGCACCGAGGTGATGGACGACCAGGTCGCCAGCGTGATGACCCGGGAGGTGGTGACCTGTTCCGCCCGGGACGAGGTCAGCGCGATCATGGCGACGATGACCAACCGGCGCATCCGCCATCTCCCGGTGGTGACCGAGGACGGCACGCTCTGCGGCATCATCAGCATCGGCGACGTGGTGAAGCACCGGATCGACGAGATCCAGTTCGAGGCGGAGGCGATGCGCGAATACATAGCCGGCGGGCGTTGA
- a CDS encoding glycosyltransferase yields the protein MTALAWLALVLAALPVMLCLVNRWVLASAGRRSAGTLPLPSVSVLIPARDEESNIGPALDAVRASQGVDIDILVMDDGSSDDTAAIVRSHAAADPRVRLLEAPPLPPGWGGKAHVCQRLSEQAEGSHFLFMDADVRLAPDAIAAMAAHAQDRGASLVSAVPRQRMASLGELLTVPMINLLIYGYLPVPMMRRSPDPSFAAACGQLLLFDRRAYRQVGGHGAVRWSRHDGLQLARLLRENGYPTDLIEGSRLATCRMYDGLRTSWEGFVKNAREGMATPRALPVWTFLLLGGHVLPWVLLLVALMTGGPISLPLAAVLASMGSRLLITLFAREPFLSVPLHPLCVLVALAIQWDALIRGGTGRSVGWKGRSYPSEAAP from the coding sequence ATGACGGCGCTGGCCTGGCTGGCCCTGGTCCTGGCCGCCCTGCCGGTCATGCTCTGCCTCGTGAACCGATGGGTCCTGGCCTCCGCCGGGCGCAGATCAGCCGGCACCCTGCCCCTGCCAAGCGTCTCCGTTCTTATCCCGGCACGCGACGAGGAGAGCAATATCGGGCCCGCCCTGGATGCGGTCCGTGCCAGCCAGGGTGTCGACATCGACATCCTGGTGATGGACGACGGCTCGTCCGACGACACTGCTGCCATCGTCCGCTCCCATGCCGCCGCCGATCCGCGGGTTCGCCTGCTCGAAGCTCCGCCACTTCCGCCAGGCTGGGGCGGCAAGGCCCATGTCTGCCAGCGATTGTCCGAGCAGGCGGAGGGCAGCCATTTCCTGTTCATGGACGCCGATGTGCGGCTGGCCCCCGATGCCATCGCGGCCATGGCCGCTCATGCCCAGGACAGGGGGGCATCCCTGGTCAGCGCGGTGCCCCGGCAGCGCATGGCGAGCCTGGGCGAACTCCTGACCGTGCCGATGATCAACCTGCTGATCTACGGCTACCTGCCGGTGCCGATGATGCGCCGCAGCCCGGATCCATCGTTCGCGGCGGCCTGCGGGCAGCTGCTCCTGTTCGACCGCCGGGCCTACCGGCAGGTCGGCGGGCATGGCGCGGTGCGCTGGAGTCGCCACGACGGCCTGCAGCTGGCGAGGCTCCTGCGCGAGAACGGCTACCCGACCGACCTGATCGAGGGCAGCCGGCTCGCCACCTGCCGGATGTATGACGGCCTGCGTACCTCTTGGGAGGGCTTCGTCAAGAACGCGCGGGAAGGCATGGCGACGCCACGGGCGCTGCCGGTCTGGACCTTCCTGCTCCTGGGTGGCCATGTCTTGCCCTGGGTCCTCCTGCTCGTAGCCCTGATGACCGGCGGTCCGATCTCTCTGCCGCTCGCCGCGGTGCTGGCCTCGATGGGCAGCCGTCTCCTGATCACCCTGTTCGCGCGCGAGCCGTTCCTGTCGGTGCCGCTGCACCCTCTCTGCGTGCTGGTGGCGCTGGCCATTCAGTGGGATGCCCTGATCCGGGGGGGCACCGGTCGGTCGGTTGGCTGGAAAGGGCGCAGCTACCCGAGCGAGGCTGCGCCGTGA